GAAATGCAAACCCTTCTCATATTCTCCATAACCAAACCTTTAAAGTCAGGTTCCACTAAATAGTAGATGGGGACAGGAAGAATCGTGTTCATTCATGGAGACCCCCTAACGGGACCAACAAAATTACGGCTGAGGCAAAGCATACTGGAACCAATGGTGGAGGCGAAAGTTCCCACTACAGTTTTGTACTCAGTTGCCAGGCCTTTGAACGGGTGTGTGGCTGATCAGGACGATAGGAACATAGTTGACGACAGTAATTTACCCATGAAAGACCGAAAGGTTTAAACCATAACAAGATCATCAGCATACTCACTTCAGTACAAAGGCTGGGCAACTAGGCGTGCACATTACGGTAAAATGTTCCTTGGCAAACAAAATTGATGgagaaaatttgaagaaaaagctCTCGAAGCCCACCTTGCTGCTACACCATTCAGTGATGCAATTCCAACAAAACAAGTGACCACAGGGTGTTGCAGTCTTGTCCTGCAGTTTCTCAAGGCATAGAGCACATTTAATGCCTATTGCTGGCCGAGTTGTGGACTCAAAAGGTAATTGGCTCGCAGACGGTGCACGATATTCTGAGGGCTTCTTGGATTTCATAAACTAGTTAAAAAGAGAACTTATTAACGAGAGTATGAAGGCGTCACAACTACAACATTTtatgcaaaaataaaagaagtaaGACTCAAAACGTTCTTCACAGTCGATCATTGCATAGTTGGCACTAACTATAATTTGTCAAGTTGCCAGAAAATTgtgcaagaaaacaaattggCAGCAATTTCCGGTCACAACAGTAACTTCTAAGTGAAGGACTCACCTGATACACTGAGATCAAAATACTGACACCAAGTTGAACAACTGAAAGATATCCAAGAAGGCGATAGCTTGGTCGAGAACCTTCGTTTCTGAGGCTTTGCCGAACAAGAAGCTGCATTTAATAAGAACAGCGTAgtcaagtaaaataaaaaaaaaggaaacgaaaacaaaatcatcacATAAGTAGCAGTAGAAATAAATTTCAGGCGTGAAGGGAATTTGAAATATCGCTGCAATTCTGGAGCCTCTTGAGGCAATGAATGTTTTCCATGACTTTGCAACCACTCGTTTCATAGAGAACCCAGGGCATAgatgttcaaagcccgattaagtggaaattttaattgttaattatttaccgtcaaagaagaatttttcacaacattaaggtttaaggaaaagaaatttgtaatttagaACCTTtctgggccacaattttgtggcaaaccctcctttagcggtaaatgaatagcaattaaaatttacacaAACCTAGGGTTAGCTTGAtcaagctttgaacaactgggccctggttATTATATGCTCATCAGTCACTAAACAGTTTTACACTCTGTTACTTACATACTGGATTCCTGTGAGTCGTTTTGCAATGTGATAGAATATTCCAGTCAAATAAAAGAAGGCTAAGTGAGCTCTGTGGACATCTGAAATTTTTGAAGAATACATAGGGCAACCAGATctattaatttgtttattattaacaattatttatcattaacttgtgaaataattttgaatctcaataacaaaatgttaaGCCTAAGTACAGTCTTAGTGGGATGATTGGAGAAAAGGTTAAGGAAACGTGCATCGACCGATTTATACTCTGAATTTCACCTATTTTCGTTTGAATTTAGTCAATTTAATAAGCCTTACATACAAATTATAGGGGCAGTTTTACAGGGACATAGGGCGTTTGGGTGATGTGTGTTCTACAATCTATCTATTTATTCATCAAGTGCTATTTAGGAATATTTCTAAACGAAGTAGgccaaacaactgaaaaaggaaaagttgcGGTATACTTTCATGAAATCCCAGAGAACAAATTTTTGCAAGAGATAATGCCATGGCAGTTGATGGTTTAAGTTCACAAGCCTGCAGATATTATGAAAAGGTTCAAGACCTTTTAGATTTCTGTTAATTTCAACAAGTTATCTGATTAGTGAAATTAAGTATAGTTAGGGCTTGGCATGTTGTAATCTGCGATCTGTTCATGGGCCTGCAATGATGCATTGCAAGTTTTCTTGTGTTTCGGCTTAGTACGAGATTATTTGATTTGCTAAGCAAAATGTCTTCACTCTTACgtcacaaaaattaatagcgCTGCACCATGGgaaagaaaatgtggtaaactACCCATCCGAGAAAATTTGCAATCACGTGACCGTACACTGACCGCCCGACCACCCCAGACCGTCCGTCCGCCCGCACCACAGGCATACCAACGCAAAATTTCGTGTAGTCTTTGGTGAGGATTTTTAGATGCGAAAACGAATGGCAACCCGCGTTTTGTGAAGCATAAACAACTTAGAAGTTGAGGGAAATCAACTCAGAACAAAAAGAAtcatcgttattattattgtaatgaaatcgAGGGCTCCGCgtttaggcttggctaaatctatatattaagAACTTGCACTATCAGCCGCAGATGCCAGCAAGCCCCTTGCAAATCTTAATGATAAGACAATAATCCTAAGGCCCATGCTCGCTTTCTTTTAGATCAAATGGATTTATCACatccacaaaaaaaatcacatcaaCATTCAGTTGCTCTTGTTAAAATGGAATTGCACACTTATACTTACAAAGAACTGTAGTTCTAAGACAGGGAATGAAATTCAGAAGAATTTCCCTTGTCCTTGCATGAAGTCCTATGAGAACAATGATTACAAAACAGGATTAACATAACCTTTGGTACAGGAATAACTGCTAATTAATAATAGCAAAATTATCGTTTACAATCATTATCAACACCATTTACAGTaatatcaaagaaaaattaaatagcAGCTATATTTCTCAAGAGCATTGAAAGCGCTTTATAGCAAATATTATCACAATCAAACCTTGtagtattaataattaaatgattttaacaTTGACTGGGGCATACTCAAGATTCAACCAGTAGTTTGCATGATCTGTTACCCACCTCCAGGTTCTCTACACTTGACAACAAATTAACACAACTCAGTGGAACAAAACAACATCTGTTTCTACTGAGTGAAGGATTCacgctttttttttacaagaagCTTTGTTGCCATGTCAGTAGGGAAGTGGGACACCAAAA
This sequence is a window from Acropora palmata chromosome 6, jaAcrPala1.3, whole genome shotgun sequence. Protein-coding genes within it:
- the LOC141884503 gene encoding peroxisome biogenesis factor 10-like — its product is MFARAGQPELIRSNQKDVYYIGFLRESVGHIFRNFLGPFSWIKWKTELELLADFLYFGLTTISGFQTLGEEYCNIVQVDHTQRKVPPLLRRGSLVFLYVFGPYIIEKVLAKLELRLQSPESQLFGLHARTREILLNFIPCLRTTVLYVHRAHLAFFYLTGIFYHIAKRLTGIQYLLVRQSLRNEGSRPSYRLLGYLSVVQLGVSILISVYQFMKSKKPSEYRAPSASQLPFESTTRPAIGIKCALCLEKLQDKTATPCGHLFCWNCITEWCSSKTECPLCREQVHLSRLVFLHHYEPT